The proteins below are encoded in one region of Carcharodon carcharias isolate sCarCar2 chromosome 2, sCarCar2.pri, whole genome shotgun sequence:
- the si:ch211-162e15.3 gene encoding protein NCBP2AS2, with amino-acid sequence MVLGKLLQSVLNNARLIEKLSETPPIRRAAQITVYLISRLELGGRNAAQRLSQSSTVRQLRERTNIPRNLGELSKRAAQLRDTWAKELREGMKGTSGQKKQK; translated from the coding sequence ATGGTGCTGGGGAAACTGCTGCAGTCGGTGCTGAACAACGCGCGGCTGATCGAGAAGCTGTCGGAGACCCCGCCGATTCGGCGGGCGGCCCAGATCACGGTGTATTTGATCAGCCGGCTGGAGCTGGGCGGCCGGAATGCGGCCCAGCGGCTGAGTCAGTCGAGCACCGTCCGGCAGCTCCGCGAGCGGACGAACATTCCCCGCAACCTGGGCGAGCTGAGCAAGAGAGCGGCCCAGCTGAGAGACACCTGGGCGAAGGAGCTGAGGGAAGGCATGAAGGGGACTTCGGGGCAGAAGAAACAGAAGTAA
- the ncbp2 gene encoding nuclear cap-binding protein subunit 2: MSVVLNALNSDSHVELSQYRDQHFRGSRYEQDKLLRYSCTLYVGNLSFYTTEEQIYELFSKSGDVKRIIMGLDKIKKTSCGFCFVEYYTRSDAEQCMRFINGTRLDDRIIRTDWDTGFREGRQFGRGKSGGQVRDEYRTDYDAGRGGFGKLVQMQRVPEPRQKF; encoded by the exons ATGTCTGTCGTGCTGAACGCCCTCAACAGTGACTCCCATGTGGAGCTGAGTCAATACCGGGACCAGCACTTTCGG GGAAGCCGATATGAGCAGGACAAATTGCTGAGATATAGCTGCACGCTCTATGTTGGGAATCTGTCGTTTTACACTACTGAGGAACAGATCTACGAACTCTTCTCGAAAAGTGGTGACGTTAAGAGAATCATCATGGGTTTGGACAAAATCAAGAAAACTTCATGTGGATTCTGTTTTGTGGA ATATTACACACGTAGTGATGCTGAACAATGCATGAGATTTATTAATGGAACACGCTTAGATGATCGGATCATCAGAACAGATTGGGATACTGGCTTCAGAGAAGGCAGGCAGTTTGGGCGAGGGAAATCCGGTGGTCAG GTACGTGATGAATATAGGACAGATTATGACGCTGGTAGAGGTGGGTTTGGAAAACTGGTCCAGATGCAGAGAGTCCCAGAACCAAGACAGAAGTTCTAG